The region CGCTTTTGATTCTTGCTGAAGGAGACATCTTTACTATGaagttatttattgattttacttGATTGGATACTTATTGATATAGGAGTCCCTATGCAGTCctgaaaattctgaaatttgcttttaatgtttcttaGGTCTGGATGAGTTTGGAAAAAACTTTGCTTCTCCAGACTTTTTTTCCTTGTtgaatttcttccatttttgtcTAAGGACAAAAATCTAATAATGCTTGAGAAGTGGAATTGTTGCTTCATCTTTGATTTGCCACATCACACCTCAATTTTAGCATTTCACTTatcaagattttgttttttgactcaCTGAGTGAAAACATATATAATATTGCAATTGCAAAGAATTTCCTGAATGCAATAGTTGGTAGGCTATAACTGTTCAGACATCCTGCATTCATACTCAGTGACTTGATTCATGAGCTCAGTCAGATGAAGTCCCACTGTCCTTTACACCAACACATGATCTAGATTTTGGTCAAAAGGCTAAATCTCATGGAAAATGGTGGGATCATCATAACATGACCCCATGATAATGGAGAGGAAAGAGAGTGGTGAGAAAAACATGGATAAATCGTTGTCCTTGGAATACTCAACTAATTACCTCAATTCTCCTGATATTGTTCAGCTCTAATCTGTATAAAGCCACCCACCTGCAGGATGTCACACTCCAGCTCATGGTCGGCAGCAGCCAGGTAGTTCCCCTTGTTCATCATCATCGGCACGCGtacatttgttttgtcattGACTCTAAAGTTTCGGTAGTGAGTCATTTCTTTTGGGAATTTCTGCTCCCACGTCCCTGTTTGTACAAGGACCAAAGACTGTCATTGACATTTATGCTTTGACATTACTTCAttgtaaaattgtatttctcTCACCTTTGAAGTACAGGTAGTTAAGTAGCATCAGCACCATATTTGGATCCATACTCTTCAGCGGCTCCTTGATCAACCCTTTGGTTAGTTTTTCAATGCGGCGGTTGGCCTTGTTCAGGAATGCTGGCTCTCTGAAGTCTACTGACTGTGGCTCGGCAAAATAATAGGCCTTCGTTTCGGTGCGGAAGGTTTCTTTTACTGACACGTTTTTTTTAAGGTAGACGTCATTGACAGACCGGAGCGTGTAGCCAAAGTTCCTCCTGAAAAGCCTGTGCGTCAACTTCCTGAACAGCTTATGGACTGTTGTGTTGTCGTAGTGATGACTAGCATTGACAAACTCTGCGAATCCCAAGGCTTTGTAGATCTGATGGTGAGTTTCAGATCCAGCACCTAGAGACATCATCCCCATGGCGATGGAGATCCCAGCAGGTGCCAGCAGGATGTTGTCAGTCTGGTTGACGTCGTTACGGATACTTCTGTAGAGATTAAAGCCAAAGCGAGCGTTCACCATGTTGAGGCGCTGAAGGCGAGAATGACCATGGAAGAGCCGTAGGAGTCTGGCTCGGCGAATCTTCGGGTCGGACCACTCTGCAAAGACATCGATGTCTGGGGCCGGTGTGGCTATCTCGTCGATCTCATCCCCCTCACTGAAAATTATTAAATTCATAATgcatgtttcaaaataaatttaactggAATTTATGTCCTAAAATATACTACTTTGAGATTGTGTATACCCCattattaaagttattttcaatAAGTTATCCAACACAAACAAATCCCCTGAAACTTACATGTAATCATCACTTCCTGCGGCCAAGATCTTATCAAAGTCAATATAATCTTCATCCTCAAAGCCGTCAAAAACGAGGTCATTGGTGACAGTGTTTTCTTTGTGGAAGTCCAAAGGAATGGCCTCGACATCCACTGGACTACCTGGCTGTAAGCCTCTAGGGTTTGGATTTGGGTCATTGAAGTGGGAACTGAGCTCTTTAATGCCGGCCAGAGACGGACTGGCCAGCATACACACCACAGAAATGACGGTGAAGACCCACATCCTGAAGGCAGAGCAAATAAAACGTTTAGagcaaaatgtttcaatgaTTTGACAAATAGATTCTACTAAACAAGATAAAAAGCCAAGGATTTCTGTGTAAATTAGCAGTCTGTAAAGTATCTTACCTTTACTGTGACTGGTGGGAAGTTCTGTGCTGATTTTGTTTGTAGGACGAAGAATTCAAAACTGAACTTTGATGTGTGCTCCTCTTGAACAAATAGACCAGATCAAACAGTCCAAAAAGTCCGCTGACTGACTAAAACCTTTAACTCTTCACAGTTCATCtcctctgttaaaaaaaatgtttattctgattaatttttaattaattaatttcctCTATGCTAACATGtccttttaaaactttttgtctaatttataGGTCTTTCTTTGACTTGTTTCTTGCATGTAACAACTAATTTAACTGTTTGCATTGGGAGTAGTTAAACGTATTCCTCTGGAGTAGTAATTATCCTACATTTGtcatcattttttaattatttttttcaaacttacaGTTGACCAGGCGACTTCCACCGATAAAGGAGGCCAAGCCTCGTCTCCAGAAGCTTTTCAGGGACTTCTGGTTGTACTCTGTGGTCATGGGTTTTGCTGCGGAAGGATCAGGTGAGCAGGAGATTGACTCCTATTGCATTCATCATCTTTGCAAAACTTCAGCACTTCTGAAGgacctaaaataaaaagagttgGCACTTACAATTTCATATTTTGGCTTGCTTTATTGGCCATAAGTTACCAAATTCATATGAAGAGTTAATCACAAGTATTATAGTGTCAGATGTGAAGCCATCTCTCTGACAGCTGAAGATCGGCCCCAGCTGAATCATTAACAAGTCAAGGATCCTAAACAGAGCAgcttatttagaaaaatatgggcAAAAAAGACCAAAATCGACATATTACAAAGACCCACTCAAATTGTAAGCCTCAGTTTGATTGAAAATATGTGTTTGGATCTTTAATAAACCtgtgcagaaaaaaactaagcaaTCTGTGAAAGAATTGTGAGCCAAAAGTCTTCCATGATGACACGACAGACTGAGGTCATACAGGAGATGGGACTTGAATTTACTGTAGCTAAAGGTGGTTGTCAAAACTACTGTGTCATGGATACATGCTTAGTCAATATAGCATGTATTGCTATAAACTAATGAAATATAGGTCTATTTCATTAGTTTATTGATGCATATACATATTTGATGTGCTGTGTTTTCAGGGCTTTGGCCAGAGGAATGGTACGAAGGCGTGTGTGAAATCGCCACAAAATCTCCTCTCCTTACCTTCCCAAGTGGAGAGCCTCTTCGTTCTGAGCTGCAGTACAACTCAGCTCTGAAAAATGACACAGTGACGCCGGTACACTCTTAAATAGCTACATGCtctaaatttgattaaattgcAGCAGCAGGTTGTTAGATTGTGAATCTCTGTCTTCTAGGCCGAGTTGAGTGAACTGCGATCCACAATCGTCAATCTGCTCGACCCTTCTCCTGAAGGCGCTGTCTTCATCAACAAGCTCGACTTTGCCATGTCCACCTACCTTCTCTCTGTCTACCGATTAGAATACATGAGGTCAGCTCATCTGCCTTTACACTTGACCTGTCTCTTCCATGATATATTAAAATTGGTATGTGCAGTTCTTTGATAGTTTTCTCACACTTTTACTGTCAGGATGTCCCGATCCAACGATGCTGACAGGTTCCAAGTGATGTTTCGGTACTTTGAGGACAAAGCCATCCAAAAAGATAAATCTGGTGAGGGCTTAAACCACTTTAGTTCACATATTATTTGTCGTTTATGATTAACTTCCTATACTCAATGTTTTTCCTATAGGAATGCTGCAGTGCATTATTTGTGTGGGTGATAAGGTATTTGATGTCTTCCTCCAGATGATGGCTGAAAAGGTAGATGAGTGTAATCTCTGAACAGGCAAAGACTTAATTCTTCAGTTTGGGGTTATGagcatttttgcatttttcttgttttagacAAAAACTAAAGAACATGAAGAGGAGCTGGAGCGACATGCTCAGTTCTTATTGGTCAACTTTAACCACACTCACAAGAGAATACGCAGGGTGGCAGACAAATACCTCTCTGGTCTGGCTGAAACGTGAGTCGACGAAGTTTATATATGCTCggatttttaataaattgtctcagctAATTTTTGTGTCCCTTTAAAGCTTCCCTCATCTTCTGTGGAGTGGTAGAGTCCTAAAGACCATGTTGGATATTTTGCAGACACTCTCTCTGTCTTTAAATGCTGTAAGTATGCACTAGAAGCTGATGGGGAAAAAATCCCTCAATGTGATGATTGCTGAAAGCTGTTGTTCTCAGTTGGGCAGATTTTACCAGCACTACTTAGTATAAAGTTCGGACacaaaacaaggacattttccaaatttttaaatgtattgaatGGAAAAATTGTGCAGTTTGAACTTGAGGTGGTAGATAAGAATATCAAAGTAtgccagcaaaaaaaaacaaacaaaaaaaaaaacaacaactttggaAATAAACTAAAAGAACAGGCAGAAATTTgttcacagattattttttttttttgttattaaatatataacagtCAATAAGCATTTTAATAACTTATGAAGGCACTAATCTTGAGGTTTAAGTAAAAACCAATAACAGTAATTTTTTACACACTCAGCGGGAGTTTTCATGCAGTATTCATTGGATAAAAAAGagcaactattaaaaaaaatatgcaagtaTCCTGCATATTTCTCTGGTAATACGCAGGATTCTATCCTTTTGCTTTGCTTAATTATTATATAAACAAACGTAGCTGTTTCTGCTTTGTGGTATGAAAAGGTGAGCGCTAACTTGCATTAGAGGGCATTATTTTCACTTACTGTGTTAAGAAGTAATTTTTGACTCCCGGCCCAACAGTTGTAatggtttaaatgtttgaagttgtataataaattatacattttcttgttctttATTTAGGACATTCACAAGGATCAACCTTACTATGACATTCCAGACACACCTTACAGGATTACTGTTCCGGACACATATGAAGCTCGAGAGGTGAGTCCGACTTGTGAAACCACATTTGGACACTAGAGGGCAGAGTAGTATTATTTTAGACATATGTATTAATTTTAGTGTGAATCCTCGGAGTATATTTTATAACGAAAAATAATGTGAACAGTTTGTGATAACTGGTACACGTATTGGTTTTTGATAATGTGCTGCAATAAGTTAAAGAGTGAAGCTAATTTCTGTACCCatttagtgaaaatatttgCTCATGTTCTTGATTAATAAGTTTTACATTTGCATTTCATTGCAGAGCATCGTTAAGGACTTTGCAGCACGCTGTGGTGAGATCTTAAAAGAGGCAATGAAATGGGCCCCTTCAGTCACCAAGTCCCACCTACAGGTAGGTTTCTTGTTTTATGGATGACTGACAGATTTAATAAAGTGAatggaatttttatttttttttgccagaataATCAAGTCAAGGTTGacttta is a window of Xiphophorus hellerii strain 12219 chromosome 12, Xiphophorus_hellerii-4.1, whole genome shotgun sequence DNA encoding:
- the serpind1 gene encoding heparin cofactor 2 gives rise to the protein MWVFTVISVVCMLASPSLAGIKELSSHFNDPNPNPRGLQPGSPVDVEAIPLDFHKENTVTNDLVFDGFEDEDYIDFDKILAAGSDDYIEGDEIDEIATPAPDIDVFAEWSDPKIRRARLLRLFHGHSRLQRLNMVNARFGFNLYRSIRNDVNQTDNILLAPAGISIAMGMMSLGAGSETHHQIYKALGFAEFVNASHHYDNTTVHKLFRKLTHRLFRRNFGYTLRSVNDVYLKKNVSVKETFRTETKAYYFAEPQSVDFREPAFLNKANRRIEKLTKGLIKEPLKSMDPNMVLMLLNYLYFKGTWEQKFPKEMTHYRNFRVNDKTNVRVPMMMNKGNYLAAADHELECDILQLPYTGNISMLIALPRKITGMRTLEQQISPTVVNKWLKNMTNRTREVSLPRFKLEQNYDLMENLKEMGLTDIFKESGDFSGMTSEKVALNWLKHQGTITVNEEGTEAAALTQVGFMPLSSQIRFTVDHPFLFLIYEHRTDCLVFIGRVVNPSQN